The nucleotide window GGATTGATTTTGTTATATTTAAAGAGAGTGTtaatcaaattataatttaattcatttcattctGGGCTTAtatgaataattaaattattttatatattaaaataattaatcaaattaatgttACAATTCAACCACTTATATTCatttttttatctttatattTTCAAGATTACTCATAGATTTAGCTTCATtgtcatttgaaattgaagtctTATAATTTAGAGACTATTTTAGCATCGTTTAAGTTAAAACTTTTTTAGAATGGAAAAATAAAGGTCCTGAATTCTTTAGAgaacaatatatataaaataaattagctatatatatttatttagaaTGCTGAAAAGTACAATCTTTAATTTTATAGATTACTAATTAATTAGTAGCTTAATCAAACATAAACAGAAAGATTAAATTGCCCTTCAAGTTCTTGAAACCAATGCTCTTTCTGCACCATCAagattcagaacctgtgaaagaaaaggaaaaaaagaaagaagaaagaaatgtGCATAAAAGCcaagaaaattataaagaaaaaatgAAGAAATGTACAAAGGAAAGAAGGGAAAAACTTACTGCTGATATTCTATGTTAACAGAAGATGCAGAAGGGTTAGCAATCTTAGCAAATGCAGTATCAGAAAGGATAATGGTTGCACCATTGGATGATGGTCTAGAAACAGAGCTTGCTGCTCTATCAACTATCTTAATCCTAATAGTCTCCCCTGGATTACAAGTTCTAGGAACAACTGCACTAATGCACCTCACCAAGTACTGTCTCCCACAGGCCGCCCCATTGTCCCATATTCCCTCTGAGGCCGCAGCGAACAGGTTGTTTGATGGGAACTGCGACGCATCATTCCCATAACAAGCAGTTGCTGCATTATAATAAAGAGGAGGGAACAAATTCAAATTTCAGTTATGGAAGTTAATtgtttatgtataaatatgaataTCAGTACTTACGTAAATATGGAGGACTGTAGTGGGCAGCAGTGCCAACATCACCATATGAGAGATGACAAAGGCTTGCTAATGATAAGAAGAGGAATAGATATGGAGAGAGTTGGTGAAGAGCTTTAGGCATTTTCTTCCTGCAATAAGGAAATCAAACCAACCTCTACGTATTTGCTATAAAATATTGCGTTGGATACAATATGAAAAGGATGCTCAATAGTCAAAATCAGGTTCCAGCAAATGAAATTGTAATAACTGTAAACCAGTATTTCATTAAATTATTGGTTTAAATTACAAAATCAAGAGTAACTTTTATAATTATAACGAATTTGGATTTcccaaataaataattaatatgttttttgCCAAGAAATTAAGCTAGGCTATGTATTCTTTTTTCAATATTATATTTAGCCTTGTTAAAATATCGAATTAATTTTGGAATACAGATGGACGGGCATGTGAATCCAAAGTGAAAATGTTAATATAGGGAAGGTGTTTTTGAGTATTACTATAAAATCAGGACATGGGTTAACTACCATGAAGTCGGCAATGGGTATCTAATTCCGGTGCTGAATAAGACGCGGTGTTGCCGTCCTCGTAAATGCATGCGTCTCTATCCCTCATTATAATTATACCACTAACAAGGGGTGAGAGTGGGAGATTGCTATGTGCACTTGTTTTTTATGGAAAATTCTAAATTCTAATGATTTGTGATTATGAGAGAGATTATTACTACGAGAGAAGGGTTTTTCAAACTAGCCTTTTTAGGGTAGCCAATTATATTAACAAGCTGCACTTTTTTGCTCCCAAGGGGTTGGTTCAAACCTAAGAGACCTTGGTTTTGAATTCTGACCTTTTAGTGAGATGGCATATATACCTCTAATTAATCTCATTCATTGAAGCATTCTAAATTTTAGCCTCAACATAGGTGTGGTGGAATGCTTATAAATATGTGTAAATATATAAGGCATAATATTCTTATCAAGTGTGGGATCAGTCTATATATACActcttttttcttaaaaaaaaaaaacaaaaagaatatgCATTCTCTCTCTATTTTTAGAGAGATAGTCTCTAAAGATAACCAATTATTTCTCTAttcatttttatcaatttaatgatTAGTTAAGAAATATAAAATGGTCAATAAAGGATtagttttaataataaataaaacttagagAAGAAAGTGTTCATAATAGTAAAACtcagaaataaaattataatttaccatactaataataaaaaaataaaaaaaaatatgataaAATCAAAACTCATAAAAGTTTTCATatactttttaaaatataaaaacccAAGTATTAATTGTAGCATAACATgctgataaaaaataatttatctttttcTTAATGGGCGGACGCGCACGTGCGCATACACATAcacatgtatgtatatatatatatatatatacttggcCAATCATAATACATCAACATAACAATTAAATgattatgatattttaatttaaatcataataaataaattataaattattagaaattaatagaaaatttgaGAGCTAAACTTTTTTTCTAGATATTTAAATaagtcaataaaaaaaatttaagaaatcaatTAACAAAAGATTAAATTTTTTACATCTACTAAAAAACCCTTACAAATGTTTGGAGGGGGGGCCAAGCCCCCACTTGCAACCCCAATTCATCCTCTGTGTATATAGGTATCAAacctgctattttttttttttttaatctcataCTTTTAAGCTTCTTGTTAATTAAGACATTGGGTATGAGAAAAACATTAAATTTCCTTTTTATACATATGATATTGGGTGATATATTGATTAGTAATTAACAGTaatacaaaagaaaaattaaaaacaatACAGAAAAGCAAGATAGAGTACCTGATGGAAATGGATTTCTGAGAATGTTTGATTGAGCTTAATTCTGAGAATGAACAGAgagatatatatagagagagagagatggcaaATGCCTAATTCTGGTATATCAATAAATCAATGGAGGTTATAAAAATTCTAACTTTGGAAAGGTAATTGGGGCGTTTAATTTGTTTCTTTAACTAAAACGCTTAAAATAGAAAGCAATTTTGCAGCAATTAAAAACCCTAAATTGGTTGCCAATAAGCCAAGCATCCAGCTCTTCGTTATTAAGGAAGATAAATGTTTCCTTGTAAGCTAGATATTGCTTCATTCTCTAATAATAGATAAGAGCTTGTAAAATAAACTTGgaatcatttcaattaaaataaattgaaccAGATCAAATCAGTTTGAATTAAATTGAACCAGATCGAAATTGAACTAAATTCAAACTGAAACCGAATCAAAGATCTGATTCTGAATCCCTAACCCTTAAAATTGAAATCATTTATCTAATTACGGTTATTTCCTCTCGGATTCGCCGAGTTTGCGTCTGCTTGCTTCCCCTGCCCTTTGACAGCGTTGTCCCTACTTCTTTGGCTGGCTTGGGGTTAGCTCTCCCTCTCTTGAGTTCGGTGTACAAAGTTTTTGTGTTGTGGATGTTTTTGCATGTTCGTTGATAGTGGTGAGAACACATTGAAGCTTGTGTTAGATGAGCGTCTTCTGGCTTGGTCAGAGGGTGTAGTGAGCAGATGAGTCCGCTGGATATACATGTCATTGGCTGACCCAAGGTTATCAAAGATTGCAAGGCCTTGCTCCTCTACCTATTCCACCCTCTGCTTTGGCCACCTCTGTTGCTGCCTTTGCTTGAGATTTGTTTTCGGCTGGGTATGGGCTTGTGCTGTGACGGGTTTTCGCTTCCTTTGCTTGGCCCTTCCCTTTCttgagttttttttatttttatttttttttgtatttgggGCTTAATTTGCTGTATGGACTTGGGCTGTATTTCATCTGAGATTGTTGTCATTTGTTGGCCTCTTGCTTGTTTAGTTCTGTTTGGCTGCCGGAGCCTGCTTTATGTAATCTTTTGTTGCCCTATGGGCCTGGAAATGTAATTTCTTCAcaggtgataaaaaaaaaaaaaaagaattaccaTATTGTAGAGTTTTACAAAACAAGGACCCAAGCCAAGTCCACAACAGCCCAATGTTTtgctatataatttttatttattttttatttttattattattttttctgaCAAAGATACTACCGTCTCTCAAAATTATTCTTCCTTTGTCTAATCGTCTCTTCTCCGGCTTCCTGCCTCGATtttagtgattttttttttttttcatctctgGGTTGTTGTGGGAGCTTATCTTCTGTCATGTATTCTGCAAGTTTTCTTCTGTCTTATATGCAAATTGTGTAAATTATATACTTTAGTAGTTTTTTAtgatttgccttttttttttaggGGGGCAAGAATTCCACATTGAACCCTTCAAATAttgaatttttcttttgctgATGAGCTCCTAAATCATTTATTTTGAATCACACTAAATTTTGAGTAGCTGGGTCTCTGTGTGAACTGATGGGAACTGCTACTACTCAGTACCCATATGGAATCACTGCACATTCCTATGGAAATTTTGGTCACAAGTTGGATATTTCAAGCTCCAAGTTTCCTTATAAAGTGGGATTTTCAAGAATTGCTGCCATCAACAATTCCAAGGTGTGTAgaaaaaatttcttcttcttttttaaaTATGCACCATTAGTCTATTGTTTGCTGACTTTTGTAGGTCTTCTACTTTGTTAAGTTGATAATTTTTTGTTTGATGGTAGATACCACAGTTAAAGGCTTCAAATTTCATTTCATCTCTTtgacaaagaaaaataataataataatttcatctTTGTTTTGTGGGCAAGAAATGCAATTAAAGACAGATTTTGTGCCTTTAGCCTTCTAAAGCTTCATTTGTTTTACATTTTCAGCATATACTCTTGTGCTATTGAATGTTTTATACGACTTACTGCCTCAGAAACCCAAATGGACGATAATAATTCTGAACTGGTCCAATGCTTGATGTGTGCATGTGCATGTTTAGTTAGCTGAGGCTATTGGGATCATAATTGACACTCTGAAACTAGGCACTGTAGTTTCAATTGTATCTAATAGTGGAATATCAAACTTGATTAATCCAATATTTTTCTTTATGGAGTAACTTAAAAAACTAGTAATAATCCTTCAAAAATTGTTTCGAAGTTCTCGTATTTCAAGTAAACTATTCATTGGTCTGTAACACTATTAGAGAATTTTGAGTTCGTAGCTTTAGTAATTGACAAGTTTACTGGACATGTTCAAGATGATTCAGTTGCAAATAAATGTATTAAGTTTGTGACACTTGAGAGAAAATATCCAGATTATCTAGATTTGTTAGAAGCTGATAATGCCTTGAATAAAGTAGAGGTGGTGGCAATAGTTGTTTAATGGGCAGGtatatctgattttttttttttttttttttggggtggtGTTTGGTTTAGGGATTTGTCAGTCGAATATGTTCAGTACCTGATCTTGATGATATCTTTTGGGAGAAAGTTTCTACACCAATACTTGATGTGGTTGAAAACCCTATCCACTTGAAGAATTTGACCCCTAAGGTTAGTTCATGagctttatttatttttctttgacatgTTTTACAGTCTTTAAGTTCTCAAGTTCTGTAATTACTAGAGATAGGTTTGTGCAGGAACTGAAAGAGCTGGCTAATGAAATACGAGCAGAATTGTCTTCTATAATGTCAAGGACTCAAAAATCTATTAAGACCAGTTTAGCAGTGGTGGAACTCACCGTTGCCATTCATCATGTTTTTCATGCACCAGTGGACAAGATACTATGGGATGTTGGGGAACAGGTAATTAGCAGAAAAAAGAGACTGACTGAATCATGGTGTACTTGCTTCTATGTTTATTTATTTACGGATCAGTGAAATACCAAGCAATTGGACTTTCATGGAAACCTAATTACTTATAAGACAGTATCTCTACACCTTTACATTAATTTTCTATACATTGTTTGGCAGACATATGCGCATAAAATTCTCACAGGTAGACGGTCCCTTATGCATACACTGAAACAAAAGAATGGTCTTTCTGGCTTTACATCTCGGTCTGAGAGCGAATATGATCCATTTGGGGCAGGGCATGGATGCAATAGTATTTCTGCTGGGCTTGGTAAGACTTCTTTATGTCATCTCCTTACGCTTATTTGAATTATAATATTCTATTTTGCCCTTCCTCATGGCAAATTCCCTGCCTAGAATTTTTTGTGACCAATCTTATATCCAAAAATAAAATATTCTTGTGTGATGACTTTTATATCTGTGTTGGGAACTGAGGGATAGCAGATGAAATAAGTTGCAGTATAGTTGGTTGATTTTCATTTTTCATAAATTCTCTATATATTGGCTAAGTAGCCGAAACTACTGAAATTTTCATCTAGCTGGTTAGTTACAGATGTTCCAAAAatctagctagcaaatatgaagAGTAGAAATTCTAGTTGTGTTGGATATTTTTGCGGAAATAATACTGGGATATTCTTTCTTGaatctctctcctctttctctttaTCTCTATTCCAATTCCCAAAACTCTTCTTCTCTTCCTCTTCTTGTCCTTCCTTCCCTGCTTTCCTTCGTCTTCCATTTGTTTCTCCTCTCTCTCGCTGCTGCCAAACACTAGAGGTAGGCCTATGATTGAGTCCCTAACAGTCTGCTGTGCTGTTAGCATATGAAATAAACTTCTCAAGTTACTTAAATCAAAAAAATCCTATGTGTGTGTTTCTTTTTATGGTTAAAGTTAAACTTTGAAATTCAAATCTAATTGCCTTCTCATCAGGGATGGCAGTTGCACGTGATATGAAAGAGAAACGGGAACGTGTTGTTACAGTCATCAGCAACGGGACAACTATGGCTGGTCAGGTCTATGAAGCGATGAGCAATGCAGGCTATCTGGACTCAAATATGATAGTCATTTTAAATGACAGCCATCACTCTTTGCATCCAAAGATTGAAGAGGGTCCCAAGACTTCGATCAATGCTCTATCTAGCACCCTAAGCAAGCTCCAGTCAAATAAATCATTCCGGAAGCTTAGAGAAGTTGCAAAGGTAGTCTCTACAGTTCTCTTTTTACTTGCTTGACTGAACTTCAACTATGTTTCTATGAGGTAGTGAAAAAGTTTTGAAAGTGAACAATGCAATTTTAGAGTTAATATTATAAGTTTTGAAAAGGTTTGCTGCTGTAATGCAtacttaatatttttttatcatcttGAAAGTGAATTCTGAGTTTTTTCCTCCCCCCTTCCTCTGACAAGGGTGTTACCAAAAGGATTGGTATGGGTATGCATGAATTAGCAGCCAAAGTTGATGAGTATGCACGTGGTATGATGGGTCCTCTAGGAGCAACTCTCTTTGAAGAGCTCGGTTTGTATTACATAGGCCCTGTTGATGGACACAACATTGAAGACCTAGTTTGTGTTCTACAAGAAGTGGCATCTCTGGATTCTATGGGTCCTGTCTTGGTACATGTAATAACAGAAGAAAATCGAAAACCAGAAGATAAGCAAAAGAGTGAGGCATTGCAGAACCTGCAGGATGGTATTTCACTCCTAATGCTTCGTCTCACTTGTGTTTGTTTCGGAGATCACTAACTTATGCTTGTGTGCACATTTAATATATCATTGATATAGGGATATTCTAGTGCATGACCAACGCCTCCATAGGATCCTCTATTTTATGGTAGAAGTCAACTCATTTGGGTATTATTCTACTATCTGTCATGACCTAAACCTTGGGGGTTATGACTAGTGCTAGGATTTGGCTTAGCTTAAGGCTCCCAAATCCCGTAACAAGCCTAAAACACTTGTAACATGCGCAAAACACTTCTAACGTGTTCCATCTTCAACATACATCATCAGTCTAAATATACACAATATACAGCAAGCATATCTTTGGGATTACATTTTCAACCTATAGCAACTCCAAAACATATCACTATTGCACAACCACGACCCAACATGCAATAGATAGTTGTTGAAgccattttccttgtcttataaaTGAAATTTCCTTCACTCATCACTTTTGCAGGTTCATTTGTGTCTGAATCTTCTCTCTATAGTATTCATACTAGAACATATAGTGATTGCTTTGCGGAGGCTTTGGTCATGGAGGCAGAGAAGGACAAAGATATTGTGACTGTTCATGCAGGAATGGAAATGGAAAAAGCTTTTCAactaattatggagagatttccAGATAGGTTTTTTGATGTGGGAATGGCTGAGCAGCATGCGGTTACATTTTCTGCTGGTTTATCTTGTGGGGGGTTGAAGCCATTTTGCATAATTCCTTCTGCCTTTCTACAGAGAGCATATGACCAGGTTCTCTATCTTTTTCTGTGTACAAGTCTTATCTGCAAGTGTGGTATTGTGTGCAAGCATTATGTCTAGACACTGTGGGTTATTGTATTACTAGTAATTATACATGTTGACTTCAATTGTGGaataactattttaatttttctaggATATTTTCCTTTGCGGCTTCTACAGGTGGTTCATGATGTTGATCGACAGAGGATTCCAGTTCGTTTTGTCATTACAAGTGCAGGATTGGTAGGGTCTGATGGTCCTATGCAGTGTGGGGCATTTGATATAACATTCATGTCATGCTTACCAAACATGATTGTTATGGCACCATCCGATGAGGATGAGCTTGTGGACATGGTGGCTACTGCAGTTAACATTGATGATCGTCCAGTCTGCTTCCGTTATCCAAGGGGTGCCATTATTGGGACAGATCATTATGTGCGCAGTGGAATTCCAATTGAGGTAATCCTGTTATCATCCTTTCTATTCCACACTTCCTTTCTGCTGACATTAACTTTGAAGAAACATCTAGATTTGTTGCTTAGAAAAAGTGTATCACTTGTTGCCAGTCTCAATTTTTTAATGCTTGAAATCATTATTCATTCTTGTTCTTCTTGATTCTTTTGCTCTTATTTTCTTCTTGTACATGCTAGTATGCTACCTGACACACTCATTTGGTCATGTCGTGGTATCGTGCGTAACATATTGTGTTGGGCAGAAATGAGTTTGCAACATATCTGCCTCAAAAGCTGTACATTTAATTTCTTTGGCATAGTTTATCACATCCTCTcttgttctttattttttttttccttcaaattttATTTGAACTTTGAAACCTTTTTTGGTTTTTATAATTCGATTCtctatcttctttttctttctttttctaatgACTTCTTGATGCATATTTTGAAATTCTGAGTTTGAGCATTGTGCTTGTACCTTTTGTTTGACTGCTGTTTTCTGTAGATCAGGTTGGAAAGGGAAAAGTTCTCATAGAGGGTAAAGATGTTGCTTTGCTTGGGTATGGGGCAATGGTTCAGAACTGCCTCAAAGCTCGGCACCTTCTTTCAAAGCTTGGCATTGAGGTAACTGTTGCTGATGCAAGATTCTGCAAGCCTCTCGACATGAAGCTTCTCAGACAACTATGTGAAAATCATGCATTTCTGGTCACAGTTGAGGAAGGCTCTGTTGGAGGATTTGGATCCCATGTTGCACAGTTCATGGCTCTTGATGGACAACTTGATGGTAGAGTTAAAGTAATACTTTTACTCCCACAGAACTTATTAGTTAGTTTATTTTCCTATATATGATATATAGACATATACCAACGCATGGGATATCTGCGTAAACAAGTAGACTATAGTGCATTTCAAAAACAAGTAGACTACAGTGGATTTATACAACTATATCACATATAACATATGAAGTACAGTGCAAGTTTCAATTTTAGATATCCTGATAAAATATTTAGTGATGATAGCTCTTAGTTACAGTCAGTTTCTTGTATCTTAATATCAATCTTTACTATTTCTCCAGTGGCGACCTATCGTTTTACCAGACAGCTATATCGAACACGCATTGCCAAAGGAACAGCTTACTCTTGCTGGGCTGACTGGACACCATATTGCTGCAACAGTACTAAGACTGCTTGGTCGCACCCGCGAAGCTCTCCTTTTAATGTGTTAGAAATCTATATTTTCTCTGCTATTATCGCTTAAGATGTTGAGCCTTCATTGTTTCACTGATTTTTGTAAGTAATTAGTTCATATGTGAAATTAACATTATATCTGGCTTGTAATGATTGTAATGATTAACCCTGCAATctgaattttctttttaaatgcaAGAATCTCATTACAAAGGCAGGACTACATGAGGATGATACAAGAAAAGAACGGCCCAAACCAATCTAACAGAGACCCAAAAGCTAACAGAATTTCCACGCAACAGGCAGCGTGGTGAAAGGTCCTCAACACGGTTTTGTGAAATAATCTTTTCCTACTTTACGTGAAGCAATCCAAGATCAGAAAACTTACAGGGCATGTGTAGTGACTGTCATATCCTAGGCAGATCTCTTCTTGAAAGCTACAGCTACTTGATTATGACCAATTTCCTTTGATGGAATTGGAGAATGGACTGGACTTCCTCACCTACCCAACTAAATTCCATCTCCAGCCATGCACACACCTTGAATTGCCagctttttaattaatattagcctgtgatagcatttttaattaatgTCAGCCTGTGGATAGCACCAAAACGACAAAGAATCCCAAGTCTGATGTTGAATAGATTTTGGAGCTCATCTTGCACGTGCCTTGCACCATTAAATAGCGTAAAAATTAatcatgaatttttaatttttaatttattgtggGTGCGCTCTCATGAATACAGCAATAGAGTTGGTAGAAGAGTTCAATTCAAGCGATTTTAATTtagggaaaaaaattaaaaaaaaaactaagtaaTTTTGCTATCTGACACCTGAGGTATTATGGTTTAATTTGTCAATTTGATATTCTATATTTTCATCCGTGAATAAATGTAGTTTAAATCATTAATTATCATTAAATAACATTGACACGATAAATAAGTAAACGTGATACTTATGTTGCAAACACGTTGTGCTAACATATTGCCATATTAGTGTCATATGTTCATCATATCATTatcatttaataataattaacggTTTTGATTATATTGCTAACATATGAAAACTCAGTTATTCCTTGTATTCAAGCGCGAAAccacaaaataattttttgtattttttccTTTAATTTATAATGAGGCTCAATCTCTAATTAGGTAAATCACATACTTCTAGCCATTGGATTAAATTAGACAATAACATTTTGGGTTGCTAAGAATTCAAATTATTGATAGTTAATTCAAATTACTTTAAGATAATAATGTAGAAAAAATTTTgagttaatatataaattttagatcggaatattaattttttagaaattttaattttagtcatttaatttttaaattaaaatttaaatttaccaaactaaatttaaatatatcaATTTTTGATAGAGAAAttatgttaatttttaatttgatgagTCATTTAAATTTTAGTGAGTTCCAGTTTTATAtaagttaaaattaattataaaatattttaaatctaGTAGTGAATCTGAATTAATATAATAGATCACATTAAAATTTGaggccttatatatatatatatatatattggataaAGATTGTAGTATTGTCCAATCATTCttatagaattttaaatttttaaacatCACATGACACACTTAGTATGATTAAGATACCTTTTAGATTTTAATCAATAGATTATTATGTTAATACGACTAAAATTCATat belongs to Hevea brasiliensis isolate MT/VB/25A 57/8 chromosome 4, ASM3005281v1, whole genome shotgun sequence and includes:
- the LOC110654073 gene encoding EG45-like domain containing protein isoform X1, coding for MNWGCKWGLGPPSKHLKKMPKALHQLSPYLFLFLSLASLCHLSYGDVGTAAHYSPPYLPTACYGNDASQFPSNNLFAAASEGIWDNGAACGRQYLVRCISAVVPRTCNPGETIRIKIVDRAASSVSRPSSNGATIILSDTAFAKIANPSASSVNIEYQQF
- the LOC110654073 gene encoding EG45-like domain containing protein isoform X2; protein product: MPKALHQLSPYLFLFLSLASLCHLSYGDVGTAAHYSPPYLPTACYGNDASQFPSNNLFAAASEGIWDNGAACGRQYLVRCISAVVPRTCNPGETIRIKIVDRAASSVSRPSSNGATIILSDTAFAKIANPSASSVNIEYQQF
- the LOC110654072 gene encoding probable 1-deoxy-D-xylulose-5-phosphate synthase, chloroplastic isoform X1 is translated as MGTATTQYPYGITAHSYGNFGHKLDISSSKFPYKVGFSRIAAINNSKGFVSRICSVPDLDDIFWEKVSTPILDVVENPIHLKNLTPKELKELANEIRAELSSIMSRTQKSIKTSLAVVELTVAIHHVFHAPVDKILWDVGEQTYAHKILTGRRSLMHTLKQKNGLSGFTSRSESEYDPFGAGHGCNSISAGLGMAVARDMKEKRERVVTVISNGTTMAGQVYEAMSNAGYLDSNMIVILNDSHHSLHPKIEEGPKTSINALSSTLSKLQSNKSFRKLREVAKGVTKRIGMGMHELAAKVDEYARGMMGPLGATLFEELGLYYIGPVDGHNIEDLVCVLQEVASLDSMGPVLVHVITEENRKPEDKQKSEALQNLQDGSFVSESSLYSIHTRTYSDCFAEALVMEAEKDKDIVTVHAGMEMEKAFQLIMERFPDRFFDVGMAEQHAVTFSAGLSCGGLKPFCIIPSAFLQRAYDQVVHDVDRQRIPVRFVITSAGLVGSDGPMQCGAFDITFMSCLPNMIVMAPSDEDELVDMVATAVNIDDRPVCFRYPRGAIIGTDHYVRSGIPIEVGKGKVLIEGKDVALLGYGAMVQNCLKARHLLSKLGIEVTVADARFCKPLDMKLLRQLCENHAFLVTVEEGSVGGFGSHVAQFMALDGQLDGRVKWRPIVLPDSYIEHALPKEQLTLAGLTGHHIAATVLRLLGRTREALLLMC
- the LOC110654072 gene encoding probable 1-deoxy-D-xylulose-5-phosphate synthase, chloroplastic isoform X3; amino-acid sequence: MGTATTQYPYGITAHSYGNFGHKLDISSSKFPYKVGFSRIAAINNSKGFVSRICSVPDLDDIFWEKVSTPILDVVENPIHLKNLTPKELKELANEIRAELSSIMSRTQKSIKTSLAVVELTVAIHHVFHAPVDKILWDVGEQTYAHKILTGRRSLMHTLKQKNGLSGFTSRSESEYDPFGAGHGCNSISAGLGMAVARDMKEKRERVVTVISNGTTMAGQVYEAMSNAGYLDSNMIVILNDSHHSLHPKIEEGPKTSINALSSTLSKLQSNKSFRKLREVAKGVTKRIGMGMHELAAKVDEYARGMMGPLGATLFEELGLYYIGPVDGHNIEDLVCVLQEVASLDSMGPVLVHVITEENRKPEDKQKSEALQNLQDGSFVSESSLYSIHTRTYSDCFAEALVMEAEKDKDIVTVHAGMEMEKAFQLIMERFPDRFFDVGMAEQHAVTFSAGLSCGGLKPFCIIPSAFLQRAYDQVVHDVDRQRIPVRFVITSAGLVGSDGPMQCGAFDITFMSCLPNMIVMAPSDEDELVDMVATAVNIDDRPVCFRYPRGAIIGTDHYVRSGIPIEIRLEREKFS
- the LOC110654072 gene encoding probable 1-deoxy-D-xylulose-5-phosphate synthase, chloroplastic isoform X2, which translates into the protein MSRTQKSIKTSLAVVELTVAIHHVFHAPVDKILWDVGEQTYAHKILTGRRSLMHTLKQKNGLSGFTSRSESEYDPFGAGHGCNSISAGLGMAVARDMKEKRERVVTVISNGTTMAGQVYEAMSNAGYLDSNMIVILNDSHHSLHPKIEEGPKTSINALSSTLSKLQSNKSFRKLREVAKGVTKRIGMGMHELAAKVDEYARGMMGPLGATLFEELGLYYIGPVDGHNIEDLVCVLQEVASLDSMGPVLVHVITEENRKPEDKQKSEALQNLQDGSFVSESSLYSIHTRTYSDCFAEALVMEAEKDKDIVTVHAGMEMEKAFQLIMERFPDRFFDVGMAEQHAVTFSAGLSCGGLKPFCIIPSAFLQRAYDQVVHDVDRQRIPVRFVITSAGLVGSDGPMQCGAFDITFMSCLPNMIVMAPSDEDELVDMVATAVNIDDRPVCFRYPRGAIIGTDHYVRSGIPIEVGKGKVLIEGKDVALLGYGAMVQNCLKARHLLSKLGIEVTVADARFCKPLDMKLLRQLCENHAFLVTVEEGSVGGFGSHVAQFMALDGQLDGRVKWRPIVLPDSYIEHALPKEQLTLAGLTGHHIAATVLRLLGRTREALLLMC